In one Chlamydia sp. BM-2023 genomic region, the following are encoded:
- the metG gene encoding methionine--tRNA ligase has product MPARVLITSALPYANGPLHFGHIAGAYLPADVYARFRRLLGDEVLYLCGSDEYGIAITLNAERAGLGYQDYVNMYHKIHKDTFDKLRISLDFFSRTTNPFHKAVVEDFYIQLKSKGLIENRLSLQLYSEDENRFLADRYVEGTCPKCGFDGARGDECQKCGADYEATDLINPRSKLSGAKLILKETEHAYLHLERMVEPLLEFIGKSYVPEHVRKFVVDYIKNLRPRAITRDLSWGIPVPDFPNKVFYVWFDAPIGYISGTMDWAASINNPEAWKSFWLEDSTEYVQFIGKDNIPFHAAIFPAMELGQDLPYKKMDALVSSEFYLLEGYQFSKSEGNFVDMDAFLDTYSLDKLRYVLAATAPETSDSEFTFLDFKTRCNSELVGKFGNFINRVLAFAEKNHFRELACSADLLEEKDKQFLEAAQRIVLEAQACYSKYSLRKACSAIMELAALGNVYFNDQAPWKLLKEGYTHRVETVLFCACYCQKLLALISYPILPGTAWEIWNMLSPKSLDFSNQDQDRVKNLWNSEFLDFSEEVFSLKTPQLLFTIVD; this is encoded by the coding sequence ATGCCCGCGCGCGTTTTAATAACCTCGGCATTACCTTATGCAAATGGTCCATTACATTTCGGGCACATAGCTGGCGCTTATCTTCCTGCTGATGTTTACGCAAGGTTTCGTAGGCTATTAGGGGATGAGGTTCTCTATTTATGTGGTTCTGATGAATATGGAATAGCAATTACATTAAATGCTGAACGCGCCGGTTTAGGATATCAAGACTATGTGAATATGTATCATAAGATACATAAGGATACTTTTGATAAATTAAGAATTTCCTTAGATTTCTTTTCGAGAACAACGAATCCTTTTCACAAAGCTGTTGTTGAAGACTTTTATATACAATTGAAGTCAAAAGGCCTTATAGAAAATCGCCTGTCACTTCAGCTATATTCTGAAGATGAAAATCGTTTTTTAGCGGATCGTTATGTAGAAGGCACCTGTCCAAAATGTGGATTTGATGGTGCCCGTGGTGATGAATGTCAGAAATGCGGCGCTGATTATGAGGCTACCGATTTAATAAATCCACGATCGAAGTTGTCAGGAGCAAAACTTATCCTTAAAGAAACAGAACATGCGTATCTGCATTTAGAACGTATGGTGGAACCTTTATTAGAATTTATTGGTAAGTCTTATGTTCCTGAACATGTTCGTAAATTTGTTGTGGATTACATAAAGAACTTACGTCCACGAGCTATTACCAGAGATTTATCCTGGGGAATTCCTGTTCCTGACTTTCCTAATAAGGTGTTTTACGTATGGTTTGACGCCCCTATTGGCTATATTAGCGGAACAATGGATTGGGCAGCATCTATCAATAATCCTGAAGCTTGGAAGTCATTTTGGTTGGAAGACTCTACGGAGTACGTACAGTTTATAGGTAAGGATAATATTCCTTTTCATGCGGCTATATTTCCAGCTATGGAGTTGGGGCAGGACCTTCCTTACAAGAAGATGGATGCGTTGGTTTCTTCAGAATTTTATCTTCTTGAAGGATATCAATTCAGTAAATCCGAAGGGAACTTCGTCGATATGGATGCCTTTTTGGATACATATTCCCTGGATAAGCTGCGCTATGTTCTAGCAGCAACAGCCCCAGAAACTTCTGATAGTGAATTTACCTTTCTAGATTTTAAAACACGGTGTAATTCTGAGCTTGTTGGTAAGTTTGGTAATTTTATTAATCGTGTTCTAGCGTTTGCTGAGAAAAATCATTTTAGAGAACTAGCTTGTAGTGCTGATCTTTTAGAAGAAAAAGATAAGCAGTTTTTAGAAGCTGCTCAGAGGATCGTCCTTGAGGCACAGGCTTGCTATAGCAAGTATAGCTTACGCAAGGCTTGTTCTGCGATTATGGAGCTTGCAGCGTTGGGGAATGTTTACTTTAATGATCAGGCACCTTGGAAGCTTCTTAAGGAAGGGTATACGCATCGTGTAGAGACAGTACTGTTTTGTGCTTGTTATTGTCAGAAGTTGCTTGCGTTGATTTCCTATCCTATTCTGCCGGGAACAGCTTGGGAGATCTGGAATATGCTTTCTCCAAAATCTTTGGATTTTTCAAATCAAGATCAAGATCGGGTAAAAAACCTTTGGAATTCAGAGTTTTTAGACTTTTCTGAAGAGGTTTTTTCTTTAAAGACTCCGCAATTGTTGTTCACAATTGTTGATTAA
- the gmk gene encoding guanylate kinase, which yields MKDKVRSPFSPDSPQCVPKLFTISAPAGAGKTTLVRLLAQEFPDAFQKTLSLTTRSPRFDETSGVDYHFVSKDEFKQRLDNHDFLEWVALFGEYYGTSRLEIDKILKSGKHAIAVIDVEGALALKSKIPTVTIFISAPSPEELERRLKERGSEQDPQRQERLQHSLVEQAASNKFDYAIVNDDLNKSYEVLKSIFIAEEHRNIL from the coding sequence ATGAAAGATAAAGTTCGTAGCCCTTTTTCTCCTGATAGCCCCCAGTGTGTTCCGAAACTATTTACTATTAGCGCTCCTGCAGGTGCGGGTAAGACTACTCTTGTGCGCCTGTTAGCACAGGAATTCCCCGACGCTTTTCAAAAAACATTATCTTTAACAACTCGAAGTCCTCGCTTTGACGAGACCTCAGGTGTTGATTATCATTTTGTTTCGAAAGATGAGTTTAAACAACGATTGGATAATCATGATTTTCTTGAATGGGTAGCTCTATTTGGAGAGTATTATGGAACAAGTCGTTTAGAGATTGATAAAATTTTGAAATCAGGAAAACACGCTATTGCTGTTATTGATGTGGAAGGAGCTCTAGCTTTAAAAAGTAAGATCCCTACCGTCACTATTTTTATTTCCGCGCCTTCTCCGGAAGAACTTGAAAGACGTTTAAAAGAAAGAGGATCAGAACAAGATCCTCAAAGACAAGAGAGATTGCAACATAGCCTTGTCGAGCAAGCTGCCTCAAATAAATTTGACTATGCCATTGTTAACGATGACTTAAACAAGTCTTATGAGGTTTTAAAAAGTATTTTTATAGCAGAAGAACATAGGAACATATTATGA
- a CDS encoding ribonuclease HII — MNTLTIDEEQLFLSKTIFEQEVFNEGFSIIAGVDEVGRGPLAGPVVAGACVLPRDKIFPGVNDSKKLTPKERCRIRDVLLNDSDVYYGIGVVSVERIDEINILEATKEAMAKAIEALPISPNFLLVDGLHLPHKIPCRKIIKGDSKSASIAAASIIAKEYRDDLMRELHQRYPNYGFDKHKGYGTAAHLAALESFGPCDCHRKSFAPVRRVF; from the coding sequence ATGAACACACTTACTATCGATGAAGAACAGCTGTTTTTGTCTAAAACTATCTTTGAACAAGAAGTTTTTAACGAAGGCTTTTCGATTATAGCAGGAGTGGACGAGGTCGGTAGAGGTCCTCTAGCTGGACCTGTAGTTGCAGGAGCCTGTGTTCTTCCTCGTGATAAAATATTCCCCGGAGTGAATGATAGTAAAAAATTAACTCCCAAGGAAAGATGCCGAATTCGCGATGTCCTATTGAATGATTCAGATGTATATTATGGCATCGGTGTTGTCTCTGTGGAAAGAATAGATGAGATCAATATTCTTGAAGCGACCAAAGAGGCTATGGCAAAAGCAATAGAAGCGTTACCTATATCTCCTAATTTTCTTCTTGTTGATGGTTTGCATTTACCCCATAAAATCCCTTGTAGGAAGATTATCAAAGGAGATTCTAAATCTGCGTCTATAGCTGCAGCGTCAATTATAGCGAAAGAGTACAGAGATGATTTAATGAGAGAACTTCATCAACGTTACCCTAATTACGGCTTTGATAAGCATAAAGGTTATGGTACTGCTGCGCATTTAGCAGCGTTGGAGTCTTTCGGTCCATGTGATTGTCATAGAAAAAGTTTTGCTCCTGTAAGGCGGGTATTCTGA
- a CDS encoding 30S ribosomal protein S16, giving the protein MALKIRLRQQGRRNHVVYRLVLADVESPRDGKYIELLGWYDPHSSVNYQLKSERIFYWVNQGAELTEKASALVKQGAPGVYTELLSKKMARKVVVRQKRRAYRQRRSSKRAEAVQAVAK; this is encoded by the coding sequence GTGGCGTTAAAAATTCGTTTACGACAACAAGGACGAAGAAATCACGTTGTCTATAGATTAGTGCTTGCTGATGTTGAATCTCCTCGCGATGGTAAGTACATAGAGCTACTAGGTTGGTACGACCCTCACAGCTCAGTAAATTATCAGTTAAAAAGCGAACGAATTTTTTATTGGGTGAATCAAGGCGCTGAACTCACTGAAAAAGCATCAGCATTGGTTAAACAGGGTGCTCCTGGAGTATATACCGAGTTGCTTTCTAAAAAAATGGCTCGTAAGGTAGTTGTACGCCAGAAGCGTCGTGCTTATCGTCAACGCCGCTCTTCGAAAAGAGCAGAAGCTGTACAAGCTGTTGCTAAGTAA
- a CDS encoding ATP-dependent RecD-like DNA helicase, whose protein sequence is MEKISGQLESILVKDQDSRETSAKIRIPYKGTIIVIKGLFPDSFLKIGMLLHLYGKWSEDLNLGNYFQVYSCDSPETQDNRGIINYLTSKLIKGIGPKITEKIIEKFQNETADILDNQPERLIEIAGISQTKCDSLCKQLHEQKDLRTTLLFLQQYNIAIHYGVRIYKKYKETTIEKICEDPFLLAREMEGIGFKTADLIATRLGMPLNSQSRLSAGIQHSLEELQEDGHTCYPLKNLAQAVEKLLNQDIPETLIQVEEIISQIYTMQEKNLLHIKDMEGIPYVWVKHIYLAEKTVVSDLKRILFSSRKVRPIDGAKAIQWVEDNLSLHLEQNQREAVRACFSEKIHIITGGPGTGKSTITRAILKIFEQVTYKIILAAPTGKAAKRMTEITGKHSVTIHALLQYDFKTRSFRKNYENPIDCDLIIIDESGMMDTYLLCHFLKALPDHVILILIGDIHQLPSVGPGNILKDIINSGKITVTKLNKIFRQVHDSNIITNAHKVNEGEFPILYSESGRKDFLFFQKEDPQEALDHIVHLVTQFVPKKYHIYPKDIQILAPMKKGTLGIHNLNKVLKSALNPKQATLHGRFHSYAIGDKVMQIRNNYNKEVFNGDIGYISMINFENRRVIVNMDGKYVTYSFAELDDLVLAYATSVHKYQGSESPCIILPIHTSHFMMLYRNLLYTAITRGKQLVALVGTKKAIAIATRNDKVQHRCTGLMQALDKLDKPQQTQFVFPET, encoded by the coding sequence ATGGAAAAAATTTCCGGACAACTAGAAAGCATACTTGTTAAAGATCAAGATTCTAGGGAAACCTCTGCTAAAATACGCATACCCTACAAGGGTACAATCATAGTGATAAAAGGACTATTTCCTGATTCCTTTCTAAAAATAGGAATGCTGTTACATTTGTATGGGAAATGGTCCGAAGATCTCAACCTTGGCAATTACTTTCAGGTATACAGCTGTGACTCCCCAGAAACTCAAGACAACCGCGGGATAATAAATTACCTTACATCTAAGCTTATCAAAGGCATAGGACCAAAAATCACAGAAAAAATTATCGAAAAGTTCCAAAATGAAACTGCGGATATCCTCGATAATCAACCAGAAAGACTTATAGAAATTGCTGGGATTAGCCAAACAAAATGCGATAGCCTCTGCAAGCAATTACATGAACAAAAAGATCTCAGAACAACTCTGCTTTTTCTCCAGCAATACAATATTGCTATTCATTACGGCGTAAGAATTTATAAAAAATATAAAGAGACAACCATAGAGAAAATCTGCGAAGATCCCTTCCTACTAGCTCGAGAAATGGAAGGAATAGGATTTAAGACCGCGGATCTTATTGCTACTCGCCTGGGAATGCCATTAAACTCTCAAAGTAGATTGTCCGCAGGAATACAACACTCCTTAGAAGAGCTTCAAGAAGACGGCCATACATGCTACCCCCTAAAAAATCTTGCTCAAGCTGTTGAAAAGCTCTTAAATCAAGATATTCCCGAAACGCTTATACAAGTCGAAGAAATCATTTCTCAGATTTATACCATGCAAGAAAAAAATCTTCTTCATATCAAGGATATGGAAGGTATTCCCTATGTATGGGTAAAACATATTTACCTCGCGGAAAAAACTGTAGTCTCTGATTTAAAAAGAATCTTATTTTCCTCGAGAAAAGTCCGTCCTATAGATGGTGCTAAGGCTATTCAATGGGTAGAAGATAATCTGAGTCTTCATTTGGAACAAAATCAAAGAGAAGCTGTACGCGCTTGCTTCTCGGAGAAGATTCATATTATTACTGGGGGACCAGGAACAGGAAAAAGTACAATTACCCGAGCAATATTAAAAATATTTGAGCAGGTTACGTATAAAATAATCCTTGCTGCTCCCACAGGGAAAGCAGCAAAACGCATGACAGAAATTACAGGAAAGCATTCTGTCACTATTCACGCGCTACTACAATACGACTTTAAAACACGCTCATTTCGTAAAAACTATGAAAATCCTATAGATTGTGATCTCATCATCATCGATGAATCAGGAATGATGGATACCTATCTTCTATGTCATTTCTTAAAAGCTCTTCCTGATCATGTAATTCTTATTCTCATTGGAGATATACATCAGTTACCTAGTGTGGGCCCTGGAAATATCCTAAAGGATATTATCAACTCCGGAAAAATCACCGTGACGAAGCTCAATAAGATTTTCCGTCAGGTGCATGATTCGAACATCATTACAAATGCCCATAAGGTAAACGAAGGAGAGTTCCCAATACTATACTCCGAGTCGGGACGTAAGGACTTTTTATTCTTCCAAAAGGAAGATCCTCAAGAAGCTCTGGATCATATTGTTCATTTAGTGACACAATTCGTTCCTAAAAAATACCATATTTATCCTAAGGATATTCAAATCCTTGCTCCGATGAAAAAAGGCACTCTAGGGATTCACAACCTTAATAAAGTCTTAAAGTCTGCGTTAAACCCCAAGCAAGCAACTCTCCACGGCAGATTTCATTCTTATGCTATAGGAGATAAAGTGATGCAAATTCGCAATAATTATAACAAAGAAGTCTTCAATGGAGACATCGGGTATATATCCATGATCAACTTTGAAAATAGACGTGTTATTGTAAATATGGACGGAAAATATGTGACATACTCATTTGCGGAGCTTGATGATCTTGTATTAGCTTATGCAACTTCTGTTCACAAGTACCAAGGAAGTGAAAGTCCGTGTATTATCCTACCTATACACACCTCTCATTTTATGATGCTTTATAGGAACCTTCTTTATACGGCAATTACAAGGGGAAAACAACTCGTTGCCTTAGTAGGGACAAAAAAAGCCATTGCTATAGCAACGAGAAATGATAAAGTACAGCATCGCTGCACAGGGCTTATGCAAGCTCTTGATAAGCTCGACAAGCCGCAACAAACACAGTTTGTATTTCCAGAAACTTAA
- the rplS gene encoding 50S ribosomal protein L19 produces MGNLLQELQQEQCRSDLTDFRVGDTIRVATKIVDGGKERIQVFQGTVMARRGGGAGETVALHRVAYGEGMEKSFLLNSPKIASIEVVKRGKVARARLYYLKGKTGKAAKVKEYIGPRSTKK; encoded by the coding sequence ATGGGGAACTTATTACAAGAATTGCAACAAGAACAGTGCAGATCAGACCTTACAGATTTTCGCGTAGGGGATACTATTCGTGTGGCTACAAAAATTGTTGACGGTGGTAAAGAACGTATCCAAGTCTTCCAAGGCACAGTAATGGCTCGTAGAGGCGGTGGTGCTGGAGAAACTGTTGCCCTACATCGTGTGGCCTATGGCGAAGGTATGGAAAAGAGTTTCTTGCTTAATAGTCCTAAGATTGCAAGTATTGAAGTAGTCAAGCGCGGTAAAGTTGCTCGTGCCCGCCTCTATTACTTGAAAGGTAAGACTGGTAAAGCTGCTAAAGTTAAAGAATACATTGGTCCTAGATCTACAAAGAAATAA
- a CDS encoding DMT family transporter, whose translation MFNATQIKQSRNVPFGIFHSLLACLYWGIVFVIPNLLHSFQELDIVLTRYTVFGIFSLLPLIWKRQNIFKNISLNIWGQSVIWVFLVNILYYLGIAFATRFVGAAVTIIIAGLAPIAVLFHSNIKKKEVSYTILSALSLIIFLGVVLTNISELRATTAVNLWQYLLGLGCVITSTGIWVGYIIYNYNFLLKNPNISPDLWCCVLGVTSLAICLPLIIICDCLGITHVAQSVFFHNPLSERLLFIILCAAMGIFSSSRAITSWNKATLHLSPALLGSLLIFEPIFGLFLSYFCERTFPSAQEGLGILLMLGGSLACLILFGKKANQKEEEKSDIIPSTE comes from the coding sequence TTGTTTAACGCTACTCAAATCAAGCAATCCCGCAACGTCCCTTTTGGTATATTTCATAGTCTTTTAGCCTGCCTGTACTGGGGAATCGTCTTCGTCATCCCTAACCTGCTGCACTCTTTCCAAGAGCTGGACATCGTACTAACTCGCTATACTGTTTTCGGGATTTTTTCCCTTCTGCCCCTAATATGGAAAAGACAAAATATCTTTAAGAATATCTCTTTAAATATTTGGGGACAAAGCGTCATCTGGGTCTTCCTGGTGAATATCCTCTACTACCTAGGAATAGCATTTGCTACCCGCTTTGTAGGTGCCGCCGTTACCATTATCATTGCTGGGCTAGCCCCCATTGCTGTCCTTTTTCACTCCAATATAAAGAAGAAAGAGGTCTCCTATACAATACTATCCGCTCTTAGTTTAATTATCTTCCTTGGAGTTGTACTTACAAATATCTCCGAGCTCCGCGCAACAACAGCGGTAAACCTCTGGCAATACCTCTTAGGGCTTGGATGTGTAATCACCTCTACAGGAATCTGGGTGGGTTATATCATATATAATTATAACTTCTTGTTAAAAAACCCTAACATTTCTCCAGATTTGTGGTGCTGCGTATTAGGAGTTACCTCCTTGGCGATCTGCCTACCCCTAATTATCATCTGCGATTGCCTAGGGATCACACACGTCGCACAAAGTGTGTTCTTCCATAATCCCCTATCAGAAAGACTGCTCTTTATCATTCTCTGCGCAGCAATGGGAATTTTCTCTTCATCTCGAGCAATCACCTCATGGAACAAAGCCACCTTACACTTGTCTCCGGCTCTCCTTGGCTCCCTGCTAATATTCGAGCCTATCTTTGGGTTGTTTTTATCCTATTTTTGTGAACGCACATTTCCATCAGCGCAAGAAGGATTGGGTATCCTCCTTATGTTAGGAGGTAGCCTGGCCTGCTTAATTCTTTTTGGGAAAAAAGCAAATCAAAAAGAAGAGGAAAAATCCGATATTATTCCCTCTACAGAGTAG
- the trmD gene encoding tRNA (guanosine(37)-N1)-methyltransferase TrmD, with the protein MEIDILSLFPGYFDSPLQVSILGRAIKKGLLKIQSRDIRDFGLGKWKQVDDATFSNSGMLLMAEPIVQAIRSIKRRDSKVIYLSPQGSPLTAKKSRDLALCPHLIFLCGHYEGVDERALESEVDEEISIGDYVLTNGGIAALVVIDALSRFIPGVLGNQESAEKDSLENGLLEGPQYTRPRVFEGREVPEVLLQGDHQAIARWRKQASLDRTRERRPDLYIHYLYDCENEKCTTQEENQKQSTLKGNGAVVLEVEDLNRSKKFYSRIFRLNQPVDDKLYIPGKTQMALHLQEIGSKDKNITTLSFCLDCEDDFYSFLGRWKMLGGTLEQADNQGTVRLVRDLDGHLWAISCKGLK; encoded by the coding sequence ATGGAGATAGATATACTTTCTTTGTTCCCAGGTTATTTTGATAGCCCTCTACAAGTAAGTATTTTGGGAAGGGCTATTAAGAAAGGGCTGTTAAAGATTCAATCCAGAGACATAAGAGATTTTGGATTGGGGAAATGGAAACAGGTAGATGATGCCACTTTTAGTAACAGTGGTATGCTTCTTATGGCCGAACCTATAGTTCAAGCAATAAGAAGTATTAAACGAAGGGATTCCAAAGTAATCTACCTATCACCTCAAGGATCTCCTTTAACAGCAAAAAAAAGCCGCGACTTGGCGCTGTGTCCCCATCTGATATTTTTATGTGGGCACTATGAAGGCGTTGATGAAAGAGCTTTAGAAAGCGAGGTAGATGAAGAGATTAGCATAGGGGATTACGTATTAACTAATGGGGGTATTGCCGCCTTAGTAGTAATTGATGCTTTATCTCGATTTATTCCTGGAGTTTTAGGAAATCAGGAGAGTGCAGAGAAAGACTCTTTAGAAAATGGGTTGTTAGAGGGCCCCCAGTATACACGTCCGCGTGTGTTTGAAGGTAGGGAGGTTCCTGAAGTACTGCTTCAAGGAGACCATCAGGCAATTGCTCGATGGAGAAAGCAAGCCAGTTTAGATAGAACCCGAGAGAGGCGTCCTGATCTATATATTCACTATCTTTATGATTGTGAAAATGAGAAATGCACAACGCAGGAAGAAAATCAGAAGCAATCTACATTAAAAGGAAACGGAGCTGTAGTTTTAGAGGTTGAAGATTTAAATCGCTCAAAGAAGTTTTATTCAAGGATTTTTAGATTAAACCAACCTGTTGATGATAAACTATATATTCCAGGAAAAACGCAAATGGCACTCCATTTGCAAGAAATAGGATCAAAAGATAAAAATATAACCACTTTATCGTTCTGTTTAGATTGTGAAGACGATTTTTATAGTTTTTTAGGACGATGGAAAATGCTGGGTGGCACGTTAGAACAGGCCGATAATCAAGGGACAGTAAGATTAGTTCGTGATTTAGACGGCCATTTATGGGCGATCTCTTGCAAAGGGTTGAAATAG
- a CDS encoding BPL-N domain-containing protein: MRTKILVYSDEGVSPYYLRHMMRWLRSSLPSEENLEICRVDGNFLLYDPLWEFTARLLIIPGGADRPYHKMLHGLGTARIDNYIREGGSYLGICAGSYFACKSLCFDEPSGMVYVADRGLGFFPGRAIGPAYGKVFSYTSPIGVRAASLIFDNLGKSGRALFNGGPCFENADSYPEIDIEARYEDLPNQPAAIISRRLEKGFVVLSGLHIEYLPEYCQMKEDNVVEAREILQNSASVLDQYRRSLLLRLLSNESVSVIS; the protein is encoded by the coding sequence ATGAGAACAAAAATACTTGTTTATTCGGACGAGGGGGTTTCCCCCTATTACTTACGTCATATGATGCGTTGGTTAAGAAGTAGCCTCCCTTCGGAGGAAAACCTAGAAATTTGCCGTGTTGATGGTAACTTTTTGCTCTACGATCCCCTATGGGAGTTTACAGCAAGATTATTGATTATTCCTGGGGGAGCAGACCGCCCATACCATAAGATGCTTCATGGGTTGGGAACAGCACGGATAGATAACTATATTCGTGAAGGGGGTAGCTACCTCGGTATCTGTGCAGGCTCATATTTTGCTTGTAAGAGTCTTTGTTTTGACGAACCTTCCGGAATGGTCTATGTTGCCGATCGCGGGTTAGGATTTTTCCCCGGTAGGGCTATAGGTCCCGCCTATGGTAAAGTGTTTTCCTATACGAGTCCAATAGGGGTGCGGGCTGCCTCTTTGATTTTTGATAATTTAGGAAAAAGTGGCCGGGCACTGTTTAATGGTGGACCCTGTTTTGAAAATGCTGATTCTTATCCTGAGATTGATATAGAAGCCCGCTATGAGGATTTGCCCAACCAACCTGCAGCGATTATTTCTCGACGTTTGGAAAAGGGTTTTGTTGTTCTTTCGGGTTTGCATATTGAGTACCTCCCGGAATACTGCCAGATGAAAGAGGATAACGTTGTAGAAGCTCGGGAAATCTTGCAAAACAGCGCCTCTGTGTTAGACCAGTATCGAAGATCTCTTTTATTACGCTTACTGAGTAATGAATCTGTAAGTGTCATTTCTTAA
- a CDS encoding DUF1389 domain-containing protein: MTTVPSSVVETPASINEQVGKAPLTQMSSSRRLALLVIGVFSAMLAIGCIAALACGIVHPLAIVGVVLSILVSGAMFALIRRGLRQPALAKLEPTTPLIEPSKQPEVPSEQPEVLPVVKRPKPLVPPKPVPRAIPEGCFNIIKSKYSSAIAECCEQQNLSVRELGMLLDHLQSSSLSSLDAGILQKVKKFGLEKLEPLQGRQFLSLDYILAQNCPLYMMKRFIDLGSEEFPKVDGLPPEVYWTSPLGLVYPTVCTTAFNPCTCFFAKIVKEEEYAQLVEAAKNCVCLEEEPVFQELVARMENQMGFLRGENIGSGKGQILYGYDSPHRVAMLCKHGVSWKQLELLKCVDVVDMHFLGQVDGNTDRNLMKLMSTVYPCLNEESRNYHPATALLTFSELKEFVNDVKTSSPEETKGPDVEGFVTWLSGRDLRKRLAVEAPSSEDPRFLLPMYHYNLNSRALSKTPLFL, encoded by the coding sequence ATGACAACCGTACCTTCTTCCGTTGTCGAGACCCCTGCTTCTATTAACGAGCAAGTAGGTAAGGCTCCTCTAACACAGATGAGTTCCTCACGTAGGCTGGCTTTACTTGTGATAGGGGTGTTTTCTGCTATGCTCGCTATTGGCTGTATTGCTGCGCTTGCCTGTGGGATTGTTCATCCCCTGGCCATAGTGGGAGTAGTGCTAAGCATTCTTGTTTCTGGAGCTATGTTTGCTCTCATCCGGCGTGGTTTAAGACAACCCGCTTTAGCGAAGTTAGAGCCAACCACTCCGCTTATTGAGCCTTCTAAACAGCCTGAGGTTCCTTCTGAACAACCCGAGGTTCTTCCTGTTGTTAAACGCCCTAAACCTCTAGTCCCCCCGAAGCCAGTACCTAGGGCTATTCCGGAAGGTTGTTTCAACATAATTAAAAGTAAATACTCCTCTGCTATTGCTGAATGCTGTGAGCAGCAGAATCTTTCTGTTCGAGAATTAGGAATGTTGTTAGATCATCTACAATCTAGTAGTTTATCTTCGCTTGATGCCGGTATTTTGCAAAAAGTTAAGAAGTTTGGATTGGAAAAGTTAGAACCTCTTCAGGGGAGACAGTTTCTTAGTTTGGACTATATATTAGCGCAGAACTGTCCTTTATATATGATGAAAAGGTTTATAGATCTGGGTTCAGAAGAGTTCCCAAAGGTGGATGGTTTGCCTCCGGAGGTTTATTGGACAAGTCCCTTAGGGCTGGTTTATCCTACTGTTTGCACAACAGCTTTTAATCCGTGTACATGTTTTTTTGCTAAGATAGTAAAAGAAGAGGAATATGCCCAACTTGTTGAAGCTGCGAAGAATTGTGTTTGTCTTGAGGAAGAGCCTGTTTTCCAGGAATTAGTTGCTCGTATGGAGAATCAGATGGGTTTTCTAAGAGGAGAGAATATTGGTTCTGGTAAGGGGCAAATATTGTACGGTTACGACTCTCCTCATAGGGTGGCGATGTTATGCAAACACGGTGTGAGCTGGAAGCAACTAGAGCTGCTAAAGTGTGTGGATGTTGTGGACATGCATTTTCTAGGACAAGTTGATGGAAATACCGATAGAAACCTAATGAAACTCATGTCGACCGTATATCCTTGCCTGAATGAAGAAAGTAGGAATTACCATCCTGCGACAGCTTTGCTGACTTTTTCAGAGTTGAAGGAGTTTGTAAATGATGTAAAAACATCTTCCCCTGAGGAAACAAAAGGTCCAGATGTGGAGGGTTTTGTTACATGGTTAAGCGGTCGTGATTTAAGAAAACGTTTAGCTGTTGAGGCACCCTCTAGTGAAGATCCGAGATTCTTACTTCCTATGTACCACTACAATTTGAATTCTAGGGCCCTTTCCAAGACACCTTTGTTTTTATGA